The following coding sequences lie in one Peribacillus frigoritolerans genomic window:
- a CDS encoding thiamine pyrophosphate-binding protein yields MKIQEEIEFTTADSIVKELVQAGVETAFGIVSIHNMPIYDAILREGSIKLICSRGESGAVNMADGYARATGKLGVVITSTGTGAGNAAGSLVEAWAAGVPLLHLTGEVASSYLGTGKGYIHECKDQLSMMSGACKNAVRLRNPEQCAAVVRKAIEEALTAPTGPVTLEIPIDYQSAIIEDLSLEGLRASTSETNPLPFIPEQAVQKMVGARRPVIWAGGGVIGANASQELQKLAEILGAAVITSQSGKGSIPENHEQCIGHFAAYETTKEFLRNADLLISVGVRFRGNETSNWKVPVPQEHIAIDADWQAINRNYKATIGLVGDAKDMLAAIIQKLEEHSVHAEPSYLEEVLSLRNEVRAQLRETLGPYEQFVDGMREILPDDTILVRDVTVQANVWGSRLFEIYEPRTSIHASGGGIGQGLPTAIGAQMGCQDKTVVLMAGDGGFMVNVGEMVTAAEEKLPVIIVLFDDSGYGVLRNIQTAAYGRQVAVDLLSPDFVKLAESMHFDAVRIGSGDEFISELKKAKERRKPSMIVVDMEAVGPMAKPFGGPPGAAEAFKPKKL; encoded by the coding sequence ATGAAAATACAAGAAGAAATAGAGTTTACGACCGCCGATTCCATCGTAAAGGAGCTTGTTCAAGCAGGAGTTGAAACTGCTTTCGGGATTGTCAGTATACACAATATGCCCATCTATGATGCAATTCTTAGAGAAGGGAGCATCAAACTCATTTGTTCACGCGGTGAGAGCGGTGCCGTCAACATGGCTGATGGCTATGCCCGTGCCACTGGGAAATTGGGTGTAGTGATTACCAGTACTGGAACAGGGGCAGGAAATGCTGCTGGTTCCCTGGTGGAAGCATGGGCAGCTGGCGTCCCCCTTCTTCATCTTACCGGTGAGGTGGCTTCTTCTTATCTTGGTACAGGCAAAGGATACATACATGAGTGTAAAGACCAGCTATCAATGATGAGCGGAGCATGTAAAAATGCAGTGAGGCTTAGAAATCCTGAGCAATGTGCCGCGGTTGTAAGGAAGGCGATCGAAGAAGCGTTAACTGCACCAACGGGTCCGGTTACATTGGAAATTCCCATTGACTATCAATCGGCGATCATAGAAGATCTTTCACTGGAAGGGCTACGAGCTTCAACATCTGAAACAAATCCATTGCCATTCATTCCTGAACAAGCTGTGCAAAAAATGGTGGGGGCACGCCGTCCTGTCATATGGGCCGGTGGCGGAGTCATCGGTGCCAATGCTTCGCAAGAGCTGCAAAAATTAGCGGAAATCCTTGGTGCAGCGGTTATAACCAGTCAGTCAGGAAAAGGTTCAATTCCAGAAAACCATGAACAATGCATCGGACATTTTGCGGCATATGAAACAACAAAAGAGTTTTTAAGAAATGCAGATTTATTGATTAGCGTAGGTGTAAGGTTTAGGGGCAATGAAACATCCAACTGGAAAGTGCCGGTGCCACAAGAACATATAGCGATCGATGCTGATTGGCAGGCCATTAACCGGAACTATAAAGCAACTATAGGTTTGGTTGGCGATGCAAAAGATATGTTAGCTGCCATCATTCAAAAGCTCGAAGAACATTCAGTTCATGCGGAGCCTTCTTATTTAGAAGAAGTTCTGTCGCTTAGAAACGAAGTGCGCGCCCAACTCAGGGAAACGCTTGGACCTTATGAGCAATTTGTAGATGGCATGAGGGAGATATTACCAGATGATACCATTTTAGTTCGTGATGTAACCGTACAGGCAAACGTTTGGGGCAGCCGTTTATTTGAAATCTATGAACCGAGGACATCGATTCATGCATCAGGCGGCGGAATCGGTCAAGGTCTTCCAACAGCAATCGGTGCCCAAATGGGATGTCAAGATAAAACCGTCGTTCTGATGGCTGGAGACGGAGGTTTTATGGTGAATGTCGGGGAAATGGTCACGGCAGCCGAAGAAAAATTACCAGTTATCATCGTATTGTTCGATGACTCAGGCTATGGGGTTCTTCGCAACATTCAAACAGCCGCATATGGTCGGCAGGTAGCCGTGGATTTATTGAGTCCTGATTTTGTGAAATTGGCTGAGTCCATGCATTTTGATGCAGTGCGTATTGGTTCTGGAGATGAATTCATATCCGAACTGAAAAAGGCTAAGGAAAGACGTAAACCTTCAATGATCGTTGTTGATATGGAAGCTGTGGGGCCGATGGCCAAGCCATTTGGCGGACCGCCAGGAGCTGCGGAAGCATTTAAGCCCAAAAAACTATAA
- a CDS encoding aldehyde dehydrogenase family protein has product MISTYPFVSGKYLVNGEWRELPEKIDVVNPANTSEVVGQVAKCSEEIVNDAIEAAENAFETWSRSDIGERANRMNTAAEELSKVIEENVTVFVRENGKTLVEAKKDLLRCVEVMKGCAAELLDWWKPEVLPGKQKVQIRRRARGVTAIITPWNSPMILTFKRVIPAVLAGNAVVVKPATNCPLTIMTCLKVVAEHFPPGVINIVSGSGKAIGDTLCTDSRVRTLAFVGSTETGKDIMQKSAGNLQKVYMELGGNDPAIILEDANMDEAAIKRLRMGILRAAGQVCSAVKRVYVQESRYDEVVEKLTKEFSRMVIGDGIQPDVTMGPLNNKAQYDFVNGLIERTAKSGGNIITTGIQLNPETWDKGYYMLPSIITGLDQQSELVRVEQFGPIIPILPFNDIDEAVKLANDSEFALRASVWTENEDIAVEMADRLEAGAVFHNNHTVFSDLALDFPGLKESGVSRETRHCGLEFFADSYGFAD; this is encoded by the coding sequence ATGATTTCGACATACCCATTTGTTTCAGGAAAATATCTAGTTAATGGAGAATGGAGAGAATTACCGGAAAAAATCGATGTAGTGAATCCGGCAAATACATCGGAAGTAGTTGGCCAGGTGGCAAAATGCTCTGAAGAAATCGTGAATGACGCGATTGAAGCGGCGGAAAATGCTTTTGAAACGTGGTCCCGCTCTGATATCGGGGAACGGGCTAACCGGATGAACACTGCGGCAGAAGAACTTTCAAAAGTTATCGAGGAGAATGTTACAGTGTTTGTACGTGAAAATGGCAAAACACTTGTTGAAGCTAAAAAGGATTTATTGCGCTGTGTTGAAGTCATGAAGGGCTGTGCAGCAGAGTTACTTGATTGGTGGAAGCCTGAAGTGCTCCCAGGAAAACAAAAAGTCCAAATCCGTAGAAGGGCAAGAGGTGTCACGGCAATAATCACACCTTGGAATTCTCCGATGATATTAACCTTTAAAAGGGTCATACCTGCTGTTTTGGCAGGCAATGCCGTTGTCGTAAAACCTGCAACGAATTGTCCCTTAACGATCATGACCTGTTTAAAAGTAGTTGCCGAACATTTTCCTCCAGGAGTCATCAATATAGTCTCAGGATCTGGAAAAGCAATCGGCGACACACTATGCACCGATTCACGCGTACGGACATTGGCGTTTGTCGGAAGTACGGAAACCGGGAAAGATATCATGCAGAAATCAGCTGGAAATCTGCAAAAAGTATATATGGAACTTGGCGGCAATGATCCTGCAATCATCTTGGAAGATGCCAATATGGATGAAGCGGCTATCAAACGTTTGAGGATGGGGATTTTACGAGCAGCGGGTCAGGTTTGTTCTGCTGTAAAAAGAGTGTATGTCCAAGAATCACGTTATGATGAGGTTGTGGAAAAGCTGACCAAAGAGTTTAGCCGGATGGTAATTGGTGATGGCATTCAGCCTGATGTAACTATGGGTCCATTGAATAATAAAGCACAATATGATTTTGTGAATGGCTTGATCGAACGTACCGCTAAGTCAGGAGGAAATATAATCACAACCGGCATTCAGCTGAATCCGGAAACTTGGGATAAAGGTTATTATATGCTTCCTTCCATTATTACTGGCCTCGATCAACAGAGCGAATTGGTTCGAGTGGAACAATTCGGACCGATCATTCCAATTTTACCTTTCAATGATATTGATGAAGCTGTAAAATTAGCGAATGATAGTGAGTTTGCGCTGCGTGCATCTGTTTGGACCGAAAATGAAGATATCGCTGTCGAAATGGCAGATCGCCTTGAAGCTGGTGCGGTTTTCCATAATAATCATACCGTTTTCAGCGACTTGGCTCTGGATTTCCCTGGCTTAAAAGAAAGTGGGGTTTCGCGGGAAACAAGACATTGCGGGTTGGAATTCTTTGCGGACTCATACGGGTTTGCTGATTGA
- the nadX gene encoding aspartate dehydrogenase produces MKLGLIGCGNIGKFLLQAINNDGLLPGGKIVAIYARREEVAAQLAEEFRTQPFSDVDELLKSDVDMVIEAATIEAAEEYALKVLKSGKDLLLSSIGVMANTAFEEQSNQICKMNNVNILLPSGAIGGLDVLKSAKAVNGLESVCITTRKPPSALPGGASVTEETVLFEGSAAEAIKQFPRNINVAIVLSMAGLGSEKTKVKIIADPNVLKNNHLIEASGSFGKLKLEVENDPMPNNPKTSYLAALSVLATLQNKEKSVQIG; encoded by the coding sequence ATGAAATTAGGTTTAATCGGGTGCGGTAATATCGGGAAATTTCTGCTACAGGCAATTAATAACGACGGACTTCTTCCAGGTGGGAAAATCGTTGCGATATATGCCCGCCGTGAAGAAGTCGCGGCACAGCTAGCAGAGGAATTCAGGACACAGCCATTTAGTGATGTCGACGAACTCCTTAAATCCGATGTAGATATGGTTATAGAGGCAGCAACGATTGAAGCAGCTGAAGAGTATGCATTGAAAGTGCTTAAAAGCGGGAAGGATCTCTTGCTTAGCAGCATTGGCGTGATGGCGAATACTGCCTTTGAAGAACAATCAAATCAGATTTGCAAAATGAATAACGTGAATATTCTCCTTCCGTCTGGTGCGATTGGAGGTCTCGATGTACTTAAATCGGCAAAAGCGGTGAATGGCCTTGAATCTGTTTGCATCACCACAAGAAAACCGCCAAGCGCATTGCCCGGAGGGGCTTCAGTGACAGAAGAAACGGTATTATTTGAAGGATCTGCTGCAGAAGCAATCAAACAGTTTCCGAGAAACATTAATGTTGCGATTGTGCTGTCAATGGCTGGTCTTGGATCAGAAAAGACGAAAGTGAAAATCATTGCCGATCCAAATGTGTTAAAAAACAATCACCTGATAGAAGCTTCAGGTTCGTTCGGGAAACTGAAACTGGAAGTGGAAAATGATCCGATGCCTAATAATCCGAAAACGAGTTATCTAGCGGCATTAAGTGTTTTGGCGACTCTGCAAAATAAGGAAAAGAGCGTTCAAATCGGGTAA